ATTGGAATATAAAGAGTCAGAGGTCCAGATATACAGGTTGCTATTAGAATTTAAGGAaattttaagtaatatataaaaggttaATTAGGGTCAATCCACTTATTATCAactggttttaagttggaagcctaTGATAAACCCGAATTTAACAGTTCCTGAACAGAACGATACAGAGATATAGCAATGACATTGTACCTGGATTTGTGCCAGCGAATATGCCGTACCACTGGTCATCTGTGATGAAAGATGTTGCTCTCTCGACTGCACCGAGGTAGACGCCCGGTCCAAGGCTTGGAGGTAAAGGATGAAACATTTTCTGGTTTGGATAGTCCAAATCAACTGCGACGTGTCGTTTAGTAAGGAAACCAACCTGATGGTTACCGGTTTTGCTTTTAACAATAGCCCCCAAGGTTCCGTACGTTTCTTGGCTTGCAACCTAAACAACACAGAACACACAACTGAGACTTAACGGTTTGCAGAAGAGGGAGAACAGAGAAAAAACCATACCTGAGAACCAGAGCCAATGCAGGGATCACTTCCTCTCAAGCCATCTACAAGTTCATTATAAACCTGTTCCTTTGGTGTAGCAGCAGGTGCACCGTAATATTGAAACTCCACAACATCTACATCACACCATACCCCTCCAGGACCCTATTAAGACAACATATTACTTACCATATAATGCTCTGATCAAATATCTGAAAAAGGCTATGTGTTGAAGATAACTCAACCTCAAGAGCAGAAGGAAGGCACTGCATTGGATTCAGCCATTGCCTATTAACTTTCCTAGCAACAAAGACAAGAATCGCTGGAGTATTCGTTAACACACCACGTGTGATCCGGAACCCAACCGCTGTACCGAGGCTAAACCGGCGCAGGATCTTACTATGAAACGCTCTGATGGTCATGAGCTCAAGCAAGGTGGTGGCTTGTTGTCCTGAAGGCAACCTCCCAACAATTTCAGGCAAAACTTCTTTCTGGAGATTACCAAAGTAGTTAGCTCGGTCTTGTACGGCGTCGTTGAGGCGGGTGAGAGTAGGCCAGGAGAAGTAAGGGGCATTGCTCTCTGCGTGCTGGATGTTGAGTGTGAATGAGTGGAGAGGAGAAGGGCTTGAAGATGATGGGAAACTCATGTGATTACAGTGATGGTTCCTCTCTAAGTCCAAAGCAGAGTCTTCGGATTCAGAAGAAGCTGGTTGGATGAGTCTCTGACCCCAACCTCCCAAAGTCATAGCTGTTACTAAAGAAAACACCACCGTACTGTTTCAGCTCTGTAACACAAAACAGATTCCATCAATGCACTCGTATTTCGAGGGATATAAgaactttaataaaaaaaaaatttaaatcataatttgaGGACTTAGAcgtgtatatttatatatataatttccgaaaaaaaaaaaaaatgcatatttAAGCGGCAAGAAATATAACTGAAAGTCATGAAAACTGCTTTAGATCCGCTACTATCAACTAGTTATGATTTATATAGAAAGATAAATAACTTTGTAGTCGTGTCAAAAAATCGATACAAACATTtaagcgaagaagaagaatattacTAAGGTAAAAGTCATGAAAACTACTCCTAAGTTTGGGTGAAGTGTTCTAGGTTTGTTTTGAAGCTAGTCCAATCCATAGATTCATCAATCATCTTTGAGTAAGTCAGCGTGGTCATTTCAAAGATAGCCGAATAAATGTTTCTTTCACTTTCACTTTTGGATTGTTtataatataatcaaaactGTCATAATTATGCAGATTAATCACAACAATAAACAGAAAATAATTCAAACCTAGAAGTTTCTGTAAACCTGTAGAACCCATGTTCGAATTTCAAAATTACAGAACGAAATAACATAAACACAAAGGAAGAATCACCTTCAAATCTGACTGAACCTAGAATCTACATCAtgcataaacaaaaatatataaaatcaaaccATATATAAAACTATGATTCAGGGAAGGCGCGAGACTCACCGACAAGACGATTGGTGGGAGTAGCAGCGAGAAAGTTCATGAGAAAATGGGAGCTAAAGAGGGATAAGAGAAAGAGGTAGCTGCATTTAGTGGAGAGagtgagagagggagagagaaatGGATGAAGATGACGACGGGGAGAGATGATAGCAATGGCTGCTGCTTAATAATTTCTTTGTAACTGTTGATGGTAGTTGTGTATACAGTACATcaattatcttcttctttccttctttttttttggtcgacgctttgataattattttcttatttatattcTTGTGTGTCCGCCAATAAAagctctttttcttttgggtcaacACCAATAAAAtctctttttgaaactattctTGTACCTTCAACTTTATAGTATTTTCTTTTTGCAATTATGTTATTCTTACTAGGTCTCTTTTGGGTtgttcttttatataataatttctaatgagaaaattttaacaaaGATCAAATTACGATTTTATTTGAGTATAAGAAAAAAGTGCTAAATCGATGCTAAAGTGGTTGTTCTTTTTGCTTCTACGGAGGCTATATAAACGTCATCCGATGCTGTTTGCAAAGGTCTTACATCATCTTAAGGAACTCAATTACTAATATAATACCAAGAAGACAATCTGGTGTTCCGACTTGTATTcatactcttcttcttctttattgttctttcattttaatatgttcAGTGAATTAGTAATAAGCTAATAGCCTTGGTATTAGTCTTTCTCCTATAGTCCTTTTAGCTGCATTGTTCAACTCTTGTGTTATTTCACTGAAACTCACCATGAGCCAAGTCTTccatgtttttttcctttttcataaACTGCATTGTTATGTACTACAAGGTTGCTTGCAGCtatttgttttgtgtgtgtgtataacaATTATCTAGAACCTCAAATTCCCACATCTATTGTCTATGGAATGCTTTGTCTGAATCAAATCCATGATCTTACAATCAATCTTCATCCACTTGTTCAttgattattttcaaaaatgttcaATGATGATGTCGATGGATCTTGATCATATTGACAGACAACAATAAATTAGGAACGCCGATATGTCTTAATTGTCGCTTAGGCACCAGAGAATCGTTTAACTCTCttatttgtgtttgtttgtaGCTGTACCAAACCCGTCTCACATTTGGTTTGATTTGTAATTTCATCACAGAAAGACATGACATTATAATTGTTGCTATTCCAGGATTGGCTAACATACCAAAACAGGCAGCTACTTGATTTTAGTTCTGGGATCCACTACTTTGTTGATTTTCATATACTGCTTTCTTGATGATTCGAAAATTATTCTACAATGCTCTTTTAGCTTTTGATCTATATATATcccctaattttttaaaaataatttacatttGACATATAACTCCAAATTTATTAGATTATCTATAACTCGTAAAACTTCAGGGTTGTCCCAGTAAGAGTGTATATTTAGTAAGCAGAATCTAAGGAATTGTATTGACTATGACATTTGGTGTAATAGTTTTTGCTAGTGTTATTGTTGTATCACTAATGTCATTAAAATTGGGACAAATGAATCCATTTCCATTAGAACAACTGAAACTGTTAATTTTCAAACTGattaaagtttttcttttctctccaAGTTTGGTTTAGATTCGGTTTTATGTAGAggtgataaaaacaaaatagtagtatacattaattaaacatTGAGAAAACTGGTAAATAAATACCAAACTTTTTCAAATTCTCCAAATAGAATACAAACTTTTCATTAAGttaaataaatcataaacaaTAGAGAAGTTTGGCCATATTGGATACATGTTTggttaattattaatttttcgtTAACCTTTAACGTTATTGATACAACCTTGTTTTAAGAATCCACTCCTAGAACCCTAACTCATCTCTTGTTTCTCCTCTCATTCAAACTGAAACACCAAATCATCTTTTCTACAAATCGATTtcatctcttttcttcttcgtcTCCTTCGTTCTTAAACTACAAATCGTTTCTTCCTGATATGGTGATCAGGAATAAGCTTCCGCCTTCCGCTACGTCGAGGCAGAGGTAGAGAATATGAAACTCAACTTGTTGTTGAAGGTGAAGAAATAGGGTTGAATGCATTTAAAGACAATGACGGAGATGAATGTTGCAAAGAATGATGTCTAATTCCCCGCACCTCCAccttctttctctctattcGTCTTATATTTGTTGGACACGAATGATGCTTCTATTCAGCATCTGAAAATAAGATTCTCTGTAACCTACTCTtgattataaatgattttatgttATATGTTTGTGCGATCTTTCTTCTGAACCTCTCATCAATCTACCTTTTTGTGATGGCTTTTGTATCCGATGTAAGGTTGGCTTGTATAACAAGTTTTGAGTTTCTCAGATTATTTTTGCTTCATTAGTTTCTTATTCACAGAGACATGCGTCATATTTTCTCAGTTTAAAGAACAACGAAAAAACGAAAGCTACTGTAACTATTGTCATTACTAGGAAATATTTCACAATTAAATCAACAAAATAAATGTACACATATCTAAAGAATGACAGAGTAAAcagttgaaaaacaaaaaccaactCTGTCCCGGAAAGCACCGCTTCTTGAGCTTCCACGACCGTCTCCTTTACTAGAGATTTATTGGTTAGAGTTCTCTGTACATCAGGCTTCCAGTCTCAAATGCTATCAATCCTCTTTCAACTCCTTAATGTTTTCAGAAGTAACGTTGAGGGTTATGAACGTTTGGCCGGTTTCAAATGACATTTTCTATACGTCGAACTTGAGGAGGCTGATATCTTCCTTGGCGTCAAGTGATCTTATGAGAGTCTCTTTAGAGTATGGTTTCCGGGTTTTGACCAGTAAAGCTACTCAAACGTGCAATAATCGaaggagaaaagaaagaagagatgaaATAGATTTGGAAAAGAGATGATTTCTAGTTTCTAGAGATTTATTGGTTAGAGTTCTCTGTACATCAGGCTTCCAGTCTCAAATGCTATCAATCCTCTTTCAACTCCTTAATGTTTTCAGAAGTAACGTTGAGGGTTATGAACGTTTGGCCGGTTTCAAATGACATTTTCTATACGTCGAACTTGAGGAGGCTGATATCTTCCTTGGCGTCAAGTGATCTTATGAGAGTCTCTTTAGAGTATGGTTTCCGGGTTTTGACCAGTAAAGCTACTCAAACGTGCAATAATCGaaggagaaaagaaagaagagatgaaATAGATTTGGAAAAGAGATGATTTCTAGTTTCAGAACGAAAAAGGAGAGATGACGTTAGGGTTCTAAGAGTGGATTAGAGGTATCAGTTAAGGATTTTTACCTCTTTTGTTATATTATCAAAACGATGCCATATCAATAACTGTGAATCTTAACGGAGATTAGACAACAAATTAAGTTGACCAAAAGTGTATCTAATATAAGCCCGGTCAATGTAAGTTTGtgatttatttagtttaatgaaaaatttgtattttttttttagagaatttgTGAAAGTTTGGTATTTAATTACCGGTTTTCTCATTAAacatttgatttggttttagctTAGGCAGATTTATCTTGTTATCAAAGTCAAAATGATGGAATAAGCTGCACCTGCAAGAGAACTAGCCGTTGGATGTGGAGAGGTGACGAATCCGACGTCCCAGGGTAAAATGAGTTTCTCTACTGATAAAACGACGTCACTGATTATTAGTATTTGTAATCGCAATTTTTCAAATCTCTTTCTCGTCCccaggaaaaagaaaaaaaaaaaaaaaaaaaaggaaatctgCTTTGTAAGGAAAAGAGTTGGTGCTCGTGATATTTTGATTCCTGTCTCTTCGTTATCGATTTTAAGACATCCACATTGGTCGTAGATCTgaacaaaaaaagataaaaaaaaaaaaaaatcccacgGATTGGATATTACGATTACCGCGTCTATCGAGATTCGATTGTTGTGTTCGAGGGTCACGACGAACGAGGAGCGTGTTGATTCGATTTGGATTGTCTGGTGTTTGGCTTTCCGGATCTAACCGGGGCGGGTCGACATTGTTAGGTGGATCTGAAGAAGAGAGATGGATGTATCGGCGGTTAGCGAAGAGCTGGCTGAGCTCGAAGGACAAATCAATGACATCTTCCGTGCTTTGTCGTGAGATTCCTCTCTTTTTTCCCATTTGTTCGCCTGTTGTTAagtttgtgtcttttttttttattttattttgcgaCCAGAAACGGATTCCAGAAGCTGGAGAAGATCAAAGATGCTAATAGGCAGAGTAGGCAGCTCGAAGAGCTCACTGACAAAATGCGTGACTGCAAGAGGTCACAAACCCATTTCGTATTTATATCTGTTTTTGAtgatttgatgatgatgatgatgatgatgccttGTTCTTTTGCATTGCAGCCTTATTAAAGATTTTGATAGGGAAGTCAAAAGCTTGGAAAGTGGAAATGATGCCAACACTAACCGGATGCTCAACGACAGACGACAGTCCATGGTTGACCAATTTCGAGTTTGTTCAGTAGTTTCGAATAGTGTTTTCTAATCTCAGGTGATGTTGTGTGTTTGTGCAGGTTAAGGAATTAAACTCATATGTTGCTCTCAAGAAGAAGTACGTGACACTTACgcttattctcttttttttttgttggagttGTTGATTGTTATCATGTTtctgatgatgaggatgattgTACAGATACTCATCCAATCTAGCAAGCAATAATAAGCGAGTAGATCTTTTCGATGGACCTGCCGAAGACCACATGGAAGAGAATGTCTTACTTGCTTCAAGTAAGTTCTTTAGGATCGATCGTGCAATGAGATTGCAATAAACATTTCTTGTATGAATAGACCTACCTAATCCCTTATTCCCTTTCAGACATGTCCAATCAAGAACTAATGAATAAAGGAAACTCCATGATGGATGATACTGATCAAGCCATTGAAAGGGGCAAAAAGGTTACTACTTTTACATATTATCTGAATATACTTTTGTCCATTTTTACAAAAGCAAACTctcatttcattttgttttgtgGCTTTGACGTACCAGATTGTTCTGGAGACTATAAATGTGGGAACAGATACTTCAGCAGCTCTCAAGGCTCAGGTTTGTCTTTATGCCACACCATCGCTGCTTCTGTTCTGAATCTCAATTCTTTTTCATGAGACCTAAAGGTAAGTTTACCTTTTCATTGTTCAGACCGATCAAATGAGTAGAGTTGTCAATGAACTCGATTCTATCCATTTCTCACTCAAGAAAGCCTCCAAGCTGGTCAAGGAAATTGGTAGGCAGGTCAGTTCCCAAAATCTCCCTTATGTATTCTTTATACACTTCCTATTTCTCTGCAGCTCCCACTTGCGCCTTTTACTGACTTTCTGCTCTTCTTCTCTCAGGTGGCCACAGACAAATGTATTATGGCATTTCTTTTCCTTATTGTCATTGGTGTCATAGCAATCATCATCGTCAAGGTACCTGATACCTCTCAATTCCTTTCttattcaaataatataaatatatgtatatatagaaaCACTTGCATAGTTCTTTCTTCAGTTTTCTCCTGTAAATTTGTCTCCTCTATGATTGTTAATATCATCTCTCTTCTACGCTCATCTTTGCTATCTTTCCTTTCATAAGCTATTTGTGCGGTTATTGTTTTCACATTATCATACTGGTAACATCTCCTTTTCTTGTCTTTTTGGATAGATTGTGAACCCAAACAACAAAGACATCCGTGACATACCTGGCCTAGCTCCACCAGCCATGAATAGACGTTTACTCTGGAACCATTACTGAAAACAAAGATTTCTCATTTCATGCATTCAAAATACAGGTTTGTTGTGCACGCTTCTTGGTCCTTCCCCCTAAGTCCATGTTGCTGTAGATGAACCCGCCTCACTTGAAAAAATTAATCAGTATTTATTCCCATGGCTATTGGCTTCTGCGCATTTGAGAAGTCACATGAATCAAATTCATTTTCTTTACAATCCCAGATTCAAAAACCATCAATTTGTTGTTCATGTGCTTTGTATAACAATGACTCTTTTTGTGTTATATCATAtgtgtctatttttttttaaaacgtggTCTATGTTTTGTGTTCTGGTAATAATTTACTTCCTCTGTTTTCACTGGTTTATGTTGAAAGTTAAAACTCAGTTATATTCGATAAACTTGTACAACTGGATGACTCCCATCTTTTGTCTGTGGAAAAAGCGTCTTTGGTTACTGCGAAGAGTCGCAACATCAAAGATATcagaataatttatttacttagtAGGACAATCGTTAAGGATCAGAAAGCTGCTGCAGCTACTCTCTTGTTTGTGTTTATCAGAAAGATGACAAAAGTATGACGGATTAATAGCAGATTCCCATTCCAAATACTACATATTTTATGGCGGTTATGATACTTGCATAATATGCGTCATGGCACTCTACAGCGATCACAGTGAACAATGTCGAAAAATCTACTGCCTATCACTGCAGAAATTGTAGGAATACCTCTCTTCATGTTCATCTTTAGGCGTGATCAAACCTCCAAAGATTGCAACACCTCATACAAGACGAAAACCAGGAATAAAAAAATGCATAAAATAAATACTcgtaaattaatttacaaagtATTTGAACCACTACAAATATTTTCGTGATAAACATAAGTATTCTTAATTAGTCTCGTGAATACTCGTAAATTAATTTACAACCCccattttcaaattaaattaaattcatgGCCAAACCCATTCATGCGatactatctttttttttttttactctaagattcagattttttatttttttttttaattagaattcAAGCAATAAATTGATTCAAAGCGATTAGTGGATATTCAAGTTATATTAATTCATGTCCATCCCTTTCATGCAATACTAACATTTTTGTGCCCTTGCTCTGTGATTCAAATTCTTTTGTAATTCAATTCAAAGTGATAAATTGATTCAAATCTATTAATGGATATTCAGGCTATGAATATGGAAGAACTATTCAATATCGATCATGGTAAGAGATAAATGTTTTGATTGgtattttggtttagtttgatTCCTAATTTATGTCTAGTTGCATATTTTCAGGATGATGTAATCATCTTCACACTTGGATGACTGAGTATACTCGCTCTCACCACTGATGATTGGATAATATCCTTCCAATAAATGTGGGAGGTGACTTCTATCAGTTGAGAATCATCGTTTTATTGAATCCAATGGATAAGTTATTCAATGGAATGATTGTAACTTCTTATTCTATACAATCAAGTATCTTGAACCCAAAATATTGAATTTGCGCAAATTTTGTTGTTATACAAACTTCCATTGTATAATCTTCAACATGCTAGCATCTTTTAGCTTGACATTTCATCTTAGCATTTTAAGTCTCTGGCCTCAGTTTTCCATAAAAGCCCAAATGTGTTTTATTTGTTCTTTACAAACTTGACAATATCACgttaaaaattcaaatagtaTATTCAAGTAGAACTGAAttgatgattttaaatattctaCAAAACCGTTAGACCACCAGTTACTTGCTAAAACATGTatatttggggggggggggggggggggggggggggggtatcaTTGATAATTGTTATATGTGTGTCAGTGTGTACAACGTTGTGGCGAAAACTTCATATCATCAACTTCTTAGATATTTGTGTTTGATGAGTAAAGTACTAACCGATGAACTTGACTTATAAACCTTAGTGGAATATGAAGATACTGAAACTACATACACTCATGAGTAAAATCAGAACTCTTTTATTTAGAAAGAAAGAATAAGGACTATTCGAACATTACTTTCAAGAATGATTCTCATTAAATTTTAAGAATACATGCACCTCTCTTTTTTGTCACACATGCACCTCTCACAGTCAATAAAGAAGATTTTCAAGATACAAAAAAACATGGATGAAAGAAGAGCCagaaatatatttgaaaatatgatAAGATATGAAACATAAGCTTGTTTTCAGAAGGAAATAACTCGTAATgcaattaatatatttgttagttctaggcattcggggtcccaatcggtttgGGTTCTATCGGGACCGGTttgggttctatcgggttcggatcggagttagtaaattttcaaagaaccggtacaatcTGATGTACTTTTGAATCCAGGTCCCAAttggttcttcggtttaaaagtaTCTGATTTGTATCtactttgtaaccaaaacataagtaaaatcggttcttcggttttaaaatacatgatttgtattttataaccaaaatcataagtaaaatcgattcaaaaataagaaagagacatcaaacgtgatcattcaaaatcaaacgaaagaTAAATTAgttattgatagaaagaaaaccaaacaaaatatagcataaaacgaaaaccaaattctcatgaaatgagaatattattcaatgaaaacaaaatcaaaatctaaaaacttcaagcttcaaccgccaccttcaaccatcaaacatcaaccttcatgtaatacataattattttagatgttcaataatatcttagtgcattttgaatacatattaggaatcaagatcatgtttggtataaattcttttttgggattttgaatgtttcgggttctatcagGTATCCATTTATGTTCGGATTCGCATAATACTCATAAtccgaaataccataaaacaagatccatttgGTGTTTTTGTCGGGTTCAGATcagttcggattcatttttgtTGGAACGGGTTCGGTTTGAATTTTCGGGTCGGTTTAGTTGCCCAGCCCTATTTTTCTTAGCTTTTCCAAGGAAAAGAGGAACAAATCTCtaatataaaatgagagaagtcATGAGAGataaaacatctaaattaatTCATAcgaccaaacaaacaaaacatgcTAATGTAATTGCTTTCATAGTGATCGCATGTATCTTGTTCAGGAAATTGGGAAATCTAGAGTTACCATTTACGGTGTAAGATTAAAATCGAATTAAGCATCGAAGCATCTACCGATAAAACTCTGTATTATACCGGCTCGTGACTCATATTATAATTGGTCCCTTACTATGGAGTCCTTGATCTTGTGCGCTCTCTACA
The window above is part of the Brassica napus cultivar Da-Ae chromosome C3, Da-Ae, whole genome shotgun sequence genome. Proteins encoded here:
- the LOC106405541 gene encoding novel plant SNARE 11, whose protein sequence is MDVSAVSEELAELEGQINDIFRALSNGFQKLEKIKDANRQSRQLEELTDKMRDCKSLIKDFDREVKSLESGNDANTNRMLNDRRQSMVKELNSYVALKKKYSSNLASNNKRVDLFDGPAEDHMEENVLLASNMSNQELMNKGNSMMDDTDQAIERGKKIVLETINVGTDTSAALKAQTDQMSRVVNELDSIHFSLKKASKLVKEIGRQVATDKCIMAFLFLIVIGVIAIIIVKIVNPNNKDIRDIPGLAPPAMNRRLLWNHY
- the LOC106405540 gene encoding protein NARROW LEAF 1 isoform X2, which codes for MTLGGWGQRLIQPASSESEDSALDLERNHHCNHMSFPSSSSPSPLHSFTLNIQHAESNAPYFSWPTLTRLNDAVQDRANYFGNLQKEVLPEIVGRLPSGQQATTLLELMTIRAFHSKILRRFSLGTAVGFRITRGVLTNTPAILVFVARKVNRQWLNPMQCLPSALEGPGGVWCDVDVVEFQYYGAPAATPKEQVYNELVDGLRGSDPCIGSGSQVASQETYGTLGAIVKSKTGNHQVGFLTKRHVAVDLDYPNQKMFHPLPPSLGPGVYLGAVERATSFITDDQWYGIFAGTNPETFVRADGAFIPFAEDFDTSNVTTVIKGIGEIGNVQAIDLQSPIDSLIGKQVVKVGRSSGYTTGTVMAYALEYNDEKGICFLTDFLVIGENQQTFDLEGDSGSLILLTSPNGQKPRPVGIIWGGTANRGRLKLIAGREPENWTSGVDLGRLLDLLELDLITSNHELEAAGEQRNPSLTAIDSTISQSSPPDPVPSGDKQDENFEPFIPPEFHIEEAIKPTPEVEEHLFITPLLFNESASSGSKAQEKHEVNDLVALKNSSNEEDSVSLHLGEPKLKKPKFYIS
- the LOC106405540 gene encoding protein NARROW LEAF 1 isoform X1, whose amino-acid sequence is MTLGGWGQRLIQPASSESEDSALDLERNHHCNHMSFPSSSSPSPLHSFTLNIQHAESNAPYFSWPTLTRLNDAVQDRANYFGNLQKEVLPEIVGRLPSGQQATTLLELMTIRAFHSKILRRFSLGTAVGFRITRGVLTNTPAILVFVARKVNRQWLNPMQCLPSALEGPGGVWCDVDVVEFQYYGAPAATPKEQVYNELVDGLRGSDPCIGSGSQVASQETYGTLGAIVKSKTGNHQVGFLTKRHVAVDLDYPNQKMFHPLPPSLGPGVYLGAVERATSFITDDQWYGIFAGTNPETFVRADGAFIPFAEDFDTSNVTTVIKGIGEIGNVQAIDLQSPIDSLIGKQVVKVGRSSGYTTGTVMAYALEYNDEKGICFLTDFLVIGENQQTFDLEGDSGSLILLTSPNGQKPRPVGIIWGGTANRGRLKLIAGREPENWTSGVDLGRLLDLLELDLITSNHELEAAAGEQRNPSLTAIDSTISQSSPPDPVPSGDKQDENFEPFIPPEFHIEEAIKPTPEVEEHLFITPLLFNESASSGSKAQEKHEVNDLVALKNSSNEEDSVSLHLGEPKLKKPKFYIS